Within the Sarcophilus harrisii chromosome 2, mSarHar1.11, whole genome shotgun sequence genome, the region GCGGGTTGGATTGCATTGTGGATttgtttagattcttttttttttttttttaagatttctatttttattataaaataaaagcagaaatatttttcCGAAGAACATTCACAAGAGGGTAtaaacagggagagagaaactCGGACAGGTCACAGTCGGAGTTTGGGGGTGAGGGATTGGGAGTCCAATCccccttttttgttcattttcgcCTTCTAAAAAGCCTGCTGCTCCTCCCAACCCCAGTCCGTCCAGCCAGAAAGTAGGAAAGTCCAATCCAAGAGCCAGATCGCGCGGGACAGAAATACCCGAAATCATTTATAATCAGGCTtgatttccttttccctcttcaagGATAAATACGAAAATCTTACACCTGTAGCTGGAAGTGAACCTCTCACTCCGGCGAGGTCCCGTCTTAGAATCTACTTCCCCTTAGCCCCCAGGGCCTTATGTTTCTACCTGAAGCAGGAAGACACTTAGAGGGAatcagacagaaagatagacaaatATAAAGATTGGTGGCGGTGATAATGGGGAGTGtgagatgggaagaaaaaaaaaagagactcaGGATATAGAAAATCAGAAGAGAGAAAGTTTAAAGAAAGcaagaaccaaaaagaaaaacgGGAGAAAGTGAAGAGAATCATAGgcggaggcagagacagaaaaacagagacaaagagagagtaagagagagaaactTAAGAGTGGTCGAGCCCCCAGGAAGTAGCCTGGGAATGGTTAAAGTCCAGGCGAGGAAACAAAACTGCTGGTACCGGGACCAGAATTTATTCCTATCCCGAGTTCAAGAAACAGGCCCTAAAGATCTGGGGTGGGGGCGGGGACCCACTTgggtaaaaacaacaacaaaaataaaaacgaTCACCCCCTCTTCCTTCGGCGCGGAGCACCCAGCTCCCTGGCCTGGCCCTGGCCCGACCCCTTTAAGACGTCATACCACTAAGGTCCGGGGGCTTTTACAGTACCTTCTCCAGTACCCGCCGCCAGCCCACCGGCCTTCGGCTGACAGCGCGGCTTCTTCTCAGCACTTTGCCttctttcatttcaaaaatacagTATCCAAACTAATAAAACTTTTTGGAATCAAAAGAAAGGGCAGTCAAAGGGCGAAAGGGGCTTGGGCATAGGGAAGGGTTGGGGCCTGAGCAGGGCGGGCGATGAAGGAGCCGGAGTACAGCGCGATGAGTGTCTCTAAGAGCCCAGGTCCACCAGGTTGGCAGACATGGGGTTGAGGATGGAGTCCTGCAGGCCGTGATGATGTTGCAGGGGGTCTCCGCTGGGGACTGGGATAGCACTGGGGCCTTGCGGATGGCCCAGACTGTGGAGGGGCGGCAGGCCCGGCGGCGGCGGGCTCAGCAGCAACGCCGGACTGGAGGAAGAATGGTCCGGGGTTCCCGACGGAGTCTTCTCGTCTTCGGAACTGCCCAGAACGGACTTGCCGCCGCCGTTCAGGGATGTGGCAAGTGGATTGTGGCTGTTGGAGTTGGAGTTTTCGTTGTTTTCCctgaaagaaggggaggagaaaaggggagtgGGAGTGGAGAGCAGagagaagaataatttggaagagTTCTTTACTATCCAATCATCGGAAAATTCGGCCTAGAACCAGGAGCTTTGAGCTCTTGTCTCATTGGCACTTTGTTCCTAACGGTGTCTTCTGGTCTATTACTCTAGTCTCTCTCAGTGTCTTTCTGCTGGTTCTCTCCTGCGTCTCTACCCCACCtctctgtttctgcttctctaggtctctgtctctctgtctctttctctctctccctcccacctatGGCCCTGTCCACTCCTCTCAATGACAGAAGCAGCTAACTACCAGGTTCAGTGGGCCTTGAGTGCCTCCTGCCACCCAGAGCTGGCCACcaggccttggtttccttatcacACTATTCTCCAAAACTTGGAACTATTTTCTTTAAGGCTTTCAGGGAGAAGATTCTTCAGGACCTTTCCCTTAGGCTggaagaaaagtgggaaggaggCATTTAAGTTCCTTTCTGGCTaaaaaaaatatagtttctttcaaGTAAGAGACCCTGGGGGAAAGGATTCACTCCAGTACTTAGGACTCACATTGAAACTGGGAATGAAGAATTTTTAGGAGGCCCAAGACTGGCTCATATTAGAGTTGGCAATGGCCAGGACTATCCTTTTCCCAGGGCTGGAACAGGCTGGGTTCAGGCCAAGAGCTGCCAGGAGCACCAGGCAAACCTGACCTCCTTGCTTAGACTAACCAGGTCCTGAGTAGGCGCTGGCTACCTGGATGCCTTCTTAGGGCTTCCTCTTTAGACCTATTTGGTGAACTACTTGGAATTCAAGCTCCTTAGATACCTCTTCCCAGTGGAATTTAACTCATTTCtcactcttctcctttccttataTGTCTCCATTACATTATCTCCTTTTGGGCCACAGATTCCAGGCTACTCAATGGGCCTTTAGGCCTAGACTGATTATCCAGCAATAATTACCTTAATTAATTTCTCTCTGATTTCCCTTAGGCCTATAGGAGAGCTCAAGAGAAGGCCTTTCAACAGGAAGTCAGGCATCAATCCCTTTAGGCCCCCCAAACCCAGAAAGTCCTATCTCAAAGAGAGTTGAATGGATCTAAGCAAAAATTTGTCCTAGGGCAAAAATCTGGgtttggagaatgactaaactcCACAAAGGAAGCCTCCCAGGTTCCTCCTATGCTCTTAATAGGCCCCTGATCCTCCTGAATCCCGGGCCTTTGAAACTACAATGTGGGATTTGTCCCATGAACTGACAAGTCTAGGAGTCATTTCCCTAGGATCTGTCTTTCTTTCATCTTGGGAGGACTGAGGTTCGGCAAAAAGAGACTGTCCTCACTATCTCTGCTCTTGGGGCCTTTAATTTTGGGAATAATGTTTTTAGGGTCATCCGGGggaattaagaaattattttttcctattgattAATCTGCTATTTTGGGGGATAAGCCACAATTTTCTGTGTGTATATTCTACCAAAACTCCAAAGTGATTAGGATTACAATCTCCAATTATCCACAATTTCAAATGTAGGAAAGCCTAATCCAGAAGAACAGTATGGTGGGGTACATCTTGTATTTCCATGACAGGGCCCACGCTCCTGGTATCATTAAACACTTCTTTATCCTAATACAATTTTGGGCTTCCCACCAGGCCACTCTCAATCAGAGTACACTGTTTGGTTTCCAGAGGGCTTTCCAATGCAGAGAGAACTATGACTGCTGTTGGAACAAAATCCCAAAATGTGAAAAAGACCATTTGATTTGAGGCTGAGGGGTTTCTGGTCAAACAGAGGGCAAAGGCAAAAAGTTGTGAACCAAAGCTCTTCCCCCAAGCCTCCATGGGCCCAAATACAGACAGACTTGGCTTCTCAACTCTGGCTTGACATGGATGCTTCCTCTTAGCTCACTGACTGTTTCTGGAGGAAGCCATGACCTAGTGCCTGAACCTCCCTGATGACCTGGAGTTCCCCTTTCACCTGGAGCCTGTAACCCTGCATCCTTTCAAACCTAAGTCCTTTTCCCATGAGAATACTGCTTTTCTGAGGGGAAATAAAACCAGAGAGGTAACTTGGTCCACAGAAAACTTGCCCATTCTTTCCAAACTCCTGATCCTGAGgatctgattctttttatttatcctaGGGACTTTTACCTCAGCTATCCCAATCATCTTTGCTATTCTGTTGCTCACTTTTAGCCTTCCTTTACTTATTTACTCTATCAATCTAACACTGGACCCTTTGCTATTTAAACTCTGGGTTTCTGCCCTTCCTTCAACACCCCATACTCTgagtgttttttttctccttttccattaaGACTAATGTACCTAAGAGACTCTGTGGGGTATCTAGGGTGCTTGACCTTGTTGTATCAAAGTATTCAGTCTTTGGTGCTCTGGGAATGACCTGATATACATCTAGGCCTGGGAATCCTCTTCAATAACCTTTTTGGTCCACTTAACCAATAGACTATTCTATCTACTACCTTTAGCAGGGACTAGGTAGTGAAGAGGCTAGGGCCAAGGAGGAAAGATTACCCAAATTTAGTAGTATTGTCATAACAATGGGGCTTTCAGGCCCAGTTAGTTGAGAAAGGTCTACTTTCCTGTATTGGACAGGCCTTCTTAGTGAAGACTCTGAGTCCTCTGACATCTATACCAAGGTAATTTGGGGTCTTCCTTCCaacttctcttccctctttagaAATGATTTCCAAGAAGAACATATAATTAGAAAGAACAGGGTTCATCTTTGATTCCCTGTTTTCCTTCCTCAATATATGAGTGTCTGAGATGAGGAGGGGCAGTCGGATCTCAAAGCACAATGACTTGGTCTTTAAATATGCTTTTTTACTTGTGGATTTGTTTCTACAAGAGTGAAGGAGACTCACTCCAGAAATTCAATCAGCTATCCTAGCGAGCCTAAGCTTCTCAACTTCTACTTCTCCATTCAATTATGATCATAACTATCTCATTTCTCCTGTCATTCCATAAGGGCCTCACTCACAAGGAAGAGTCTACCAAAAACATTCTGTTCCTAGGCCAGGGTTCAAATGCcagtctccattttttttttttttttttgaatgagctGCAGTGTTCGATCATCTTCCTGGAGAAGGAAGAACCCAATCTTTGTCTCTCAACTAAACCAGATGAAAGGGATAGCTAGGTCTCTATTATTCGTAACTGTGAAGAGCTTGCTAGCCTGAAACCGACCCTGAGCGATGGGTTGGGGGTAACAGCAGGGCTCACATTTCTCCCCAACCCTGTCCTCCCACGGGGAGAAAGCGTCTCCGAGTCAGAGAGCCCGAGGATCTAGAAAGTGAAAAAGCGGTACTTACTCGTACCTTTCCTTCGCCTCCGCCGCCCGATCCCGTTGCCTCCGGTTCTTGAACCAGTTGCTGACTTGCGTAGTGGTGAGACCAGTGGCTTCCGCCAGTTCCCGCTTCTCCCGTGGGGACGGGTAGGGGTTGTGCGCGTACCACTCCCGCAGCACGCTGCGGCTCTTCTCTTTGAAGCAGTAGCTGGTCTCCTCGCCGTCCCAGATGGAGCGGGGCAGCGGGAATTTGCGCCGCACTCGGTACTTGCCCACGGCGCCCAACGGCCGGCCGCGCAGCTTCTCCGCCTCGATGTAGTGTGCCTTGAGCCAGAGCTGCTGCAGCTTGGGGTGGTTGTGAGGAGAGAACTGGTGGCTCTCCAGGATCTTGTAGAGCTCGCGGAAGTTACCCCGGTGGAAGGCGACTACGGCCTTGGCCTTGAGCACGCTCTCGTTCTTGTGGAGGTGCTCGCAGGCCGGTAGAGACCAGAGGAAACGTCCCAGACGCTCGATGTTGCCTCCCTGCTGCAGCACCTCGCAGACGCACGCCACTTGCTCCTGCGTGAAGCCGAATGTGGGCAGCATGGACATGGTGCTGGCCACCCCAGGGCCCTGCTCACCATCCGGGGCTGCGGCCCGGGCCTGGCCCCACCCTCTAAAGCCTCCCTCGGTCTGGACTTGCGGCTCCGACCTCCTGCCGCGGCCCCGAGGTGCTCACAGTACCGCACCGCCCTGCATCTGGGGCGCCCGCCGGGTTTTCGAGGCAGCCAAGAAAGATGGGCCCAACAGAAGCAGTCGGAAAAAATAACGGGGGCTGGGAGTTAGCAGGGGAGAGGGGTGGAGGCACAAAAGAAGTTCCCAAGTCACTTTGGTAAGTGCTTGCAAAAGTCTGGGGCCCCGCGATTTCTCCCGCGCCTGTTTCTGGCTCCGCAGCAGCCGGTGGCCTCAGCTCGGTTCCTCCCAGCTCGGCCCGGGACGCTCCTCCGCATACTCCGCCGCCCGGCGAGGTCCCGCCGCCCGCGTCTCTCTCGCTCTCCCGTCTAGCTCTCTCGCtgcttttttaataatattattctaaGCGGGCATGAGCTGCGGCGGCCCGCGCCCTGATTGGTCCGGTTATCTGACCCGGGGCCTGCCCGCGCCAGACAATAGTTGGAGTCAAATTATTCGCCATGGAGACGCTGTCAGTCACCGGTAACCCGAGCCCGGGCGAGGCGGCTCCCCCCTGGCTGGGCTGACAGATTGCCCCGCTCTGCTCTAGGCAGAGGGGCGGTCAGAGACCAGAGCCAGAgtcagagtcagagccagagccagagactGGGGAACTcggagacagacacacagacacataaagACACACActcagaaagagggaaagagagaaaaggagacaaggGAACTAGGAGAGAAGCAAACTTCAGCGGTGATTGACGGGACGAAGAACCatagagaggggggagggaaggcgaGAGGGGCACTAGGTAGGGAAAAGTCAGGGGAGGAGAAGAAGTAGGGGGAAGAGAATTGTGGGGGAGGCGGAGGCGGAGCAAAGGGGAGGGAAtgaggtggggaaaaggggagggaagaaaagaagagtgaAGATGAGGGAGgtggagagggggggggggggttggattGTTAAAGGGATAGGgagtgaggaaaggaaagggaggagagacagaacTCGGGTGAGGAGCGAGGGGAGGGAGGCACTTCGGCCCCTGTCTCAGCGCAGGGGGCGGCGCTGCAGCATCACCCAGGCCCCAAGCCTCCTTCCGGCCCCTGGGCGGTCTCCCCGAGCGACCGCCACTCGCTGGGGACACAACATCTCCCCAGGGCTTGAGGCTGCTGCGGTGGCGaggctccccctcccccagcccccttTGGTTGCTTTTTTGCAAGGACTTGGAGGAGGGGAACAGTAAATAAATATTCCCTCTTAAGCTCAGCCTCAGGCCTCCAGTTTTGTCTTGCTCTGGGTTTGAGGAGGGGGTGGAGTGGGGACCACGGAGTGAGATCGTTTGTCTGCAAAAGGATCGCAGAGCTGAGTGAATCCACTTCTTGGTTTTTTCCTTCGTTCTcgccttttctccttctttcccttctcccccttttctctcccgGGTTTGGTGGTCTTTCAGGGCCGCATAGTCAGGCACCCCGATCCCCGATTACTTTCCACCTAGCTCCGGAGTCCAAGGGttaggtttttgttgttatatcGCTCTCATTTAACAACTACAGTCCGTCGGGGAAGCCGCAGGTCCGAGCTAATTGATTACGTTTTCTGTGCCATCATCACAGACTGTGTCCAGGCTGGAAAGGGTGAGGGAAGTCTCTCCGCTTAGAGTGGCGGTGACTCGGATAGCTCCGGCTCTGGGCGCGGATCTGGCCCGGGGAAATTACCTGAGGACCAGAAGTCGGTGAAAAGGTTCTCTGGATCTGGCCTCAAGATCCCGGAATAGATGATCCGAGGAAAGCGAGTTTCTAGCTTGGTTCCTCTGTCAACCCCCATGGAGAGCAAAGAAGCGATCCTGCTGAAGGGTCTGGGTCCctggagccggagccggagccggagccggagccaaAGCGGGAGAAACTGCTGCAGTTTCCCTGGTGGGTTACAGGGACTGGGGAGACAGACGGTGTGGTGGTGAGtgatggggaaaggggagagttTTGGGCCTGGAGCTGTGCCTGAAgcaggaggaggtggaaggaaggaggagggaggaaacgGAGGCGaagctggggaaggaaaggggacagTTTCACCTTCTCTATCTCTACCAGTCTCAGCTGGAGACGTAGCGATTGCTGATGGCATTTGGATGGGATGGGGACCTGCTAGCTAAGAGGATAGGAAAATATTAGTGCTGGCGATTCCAGAATATTTTGGGAGAGGGTTGGGGAATTTACCTGTACTTCCTTCAGTTGGACCTACGGGAAGGAGCCATCTATACAATGCAAATCAATCAATTTCACCTTGATTCCCTCGGCCTCTCGTTTCATTTTGATTTTCGAGCGAGGCAGGCGAGGCGCAAGGATTTGAGGAGTTGAGTGGAAGTGTTCCTCCTTCATCTCTGAGTAAGCAGACCAGGCTTGGGGAAACTGGACCGCCTGCACACCTAAAGAAGTATAGGAGAGGAAGGAGTGGGAGCAGTCTTTTTTATTCCTTGATCTAGAACgattaaagaaaaataaccttAAAGGATCGCAAAGTACTTCTCTAGTCCAATCTTTCCTGCACTTCCGTTTTCGGGTTTCTTCCCAGCTACAGTGGGGcgcggggtggggtggggtgggtgggtgAGTGGGTGGGGAAGAGACGGGGGGAGGGGTGGCGAAGAAATACTAGAGCCCTAGGCTGCTTTCCCAGTTGCTTCCAGGACTGCTGACCAGTCCATGAGGGCGGCCAGGTGTCAGATCAGGCGCTGGAACGAAGTTTAGGGTTCTATTCACTCCTCTTCGTCTCCCGGACAGGGCCGGGCCGGGTATGAAGACCAGTGTGGGGCAGATTACCTTCATTGAGACAAGCAGGCGTTTGCCAAGGATTTAGGGTGACCAGCTTTTTTTGCCCATTTCTGGGGAAGGAGGCAGCATTAGTAATCCTAGGAAACCGAGGGATTTTTGAAGTCTGGTTTGGTCTGTTCTAGAGACAgtgtcttccccttcccccaccaaatACTCTCCCACACACCACCGCCACCAGTAGCAGGAACCTACAGTCCTGGTTACACGGATTCCGTTTCTCTTTGGTAATCTGAGTGAAACCCACCTAACTAGCATACTAATCCCTACCTCCAGAGGCACCTAGATTCTCTGACATTCAGTCTGCATTCCTAGAGATTtcatttgccaaaggtcacagaggcccagagaaggggTGCAGAGCCTAGCAAAACCCAACCAGCTTTGAGTGGAGGCCGCCAGATCTTGCTACTACAGAACCGGCTGAGCATTTCTTTCCTGGCCTGGCTTGTTTTCCTAGTCCCATCTTGGCAGGTATGTCTCACCAGCAGTTAGAGGCCCTGATGATGCTGGCTGCCGGAGGGGCCCAGAGTTTGCTGAGGCCCTAAACTCAAAGGCTTGTCTTTCATCGGGGATTTGAATCCTTGAAGCAGATGTGGACTTTAGAGACCCCAGCTATTACTTACAAAACGAGGTtggcaaaaattttaaagacagtATGGTATAATGGGAAACTCACTAGGTTGAGAATTGGAAATCCATACAGATTTAGCAATGAGACCATGGTCAAGTCAATTACTTTCTCTggagtttattcatctataaatcAAATAGGTTCAAGTAGAAGATCTTTTAAGATTCCCTTCTCACTCTAAAGTTTTTTGTCTAAAAGTGATATTGAAACACCAGACCGTACCCCTAGGTGTACGTTTCCCTAGGAGGAGGTGTCCTGCCGACATTCCTTGGGTGCAGACATAGACGGATCTCCACAAACGAGGAACTAACAGCTCAAATGTGCTCCAAATAGAATGCCTATTTAGTTGGGTGCTTCCCATTTCCGTTCTTGAAAGTTATTCTCGAAGTTATGATCGAAATTATTCGGTAAGCCCAAATCGTTCTTCTGCTAGACAGCCCTTGACACTATCTAGCCCCAGCACTGAAGTGCTCTGCCAAACCCGGGAGCCATGAACTTGCAATACAAGAAGCAAGATACCAAGAGGACTTCCTGACTCCGAGTCAGGCTCTCTATCTTTTAGACGAACTGCTcttaatagttttaaaatagtttaatttggagaccaggaggaaaaaaaattcgtGACTTTTCAGGGTGACTGCAAGTGCTAGCCGTATTTCACCAAACTTCCTGACCTAAGTAATTTGGAAAGTTTTGGTATTGTTGTTTAAAATAACGACGTGTCCTTTCCCTCTGCTCCCTGGATAAAACAATAAcccaataataaaacaaaacaaaacaaaacaaaaaatccaagaaaagagaaaagtggcCAGCCTAGTTTCCTTGTCTCTCTCCGCCCTGCCTTTGTGTGCCGAAGGATTAGGAAAAGTACGGAACTGCAGCAAACGGGTCTGAAAAGGCAATAAGATAATTATACCGATGGATTGGGGGCGCAAAAGCTCtgaatgaagaaacaaacaaaaacaaagagcaacaacaacaacaatcaaaattaaattaaaacaaaaaagcccAATACAGAACAAAAATAGCGCGGAAGAACCAGAGAGCTCGGAATGACTGTGGCACAATTATTGTC harbors:
- the SIX2 gene encoding homeobox protein SIX2 isoform X2: MSMLPTFGFTQEQVACVCEVLQQGGNIERLGRFLWSLPACEHLHKNESVLKAKAVVAFHRGNFRELYKILESHQFSPHNHPKLQQLWLKAHYIEAEKLRGRPLGAVGKYRVRRKFPLPRSIWDGEETSYCFKEKSRSVLREWYAHNPYPSPREKRELAEATGLTTTQVSNWFKNRRQRDRAAEAKERENNENSNSNSHNPLATSLNGGGKSVLGSSEDEKTPSGTPDHSSSSPALLLSPPPPGLPPLHSLGHPQGPSAIPVPSGDPLQHHHGLQDSILNPMSANLVDLGS
- the SIX2 gene encoding homeobox protein SIX2 isoform X1; this translates as MSMLPTFGFTQEQVACVCEVLQQGGNIERLGRFLWSLPACEHLHKNESVLKAKAVVAFHRGNFRELYKILESHQFSPHNHPKLQQLWLKAHYIEAEKLRGRPLGAVGKYRVRRKFPLPRSIWDGEETSYCFKEKSRSVLREWYAHNPYPSPREKRELAEATGLTTTQVSNWFKNRRQRDRAAEAKERYEENNENSNSNSHNPLATSLNGGGKSVLGSSEDEKTPSGTPDHSSSSPALLLSPPPPGLPPLHSLGHPQGPSAIPVPSGDPLQHHHGLQDSILNPMSANLVDLGS